A region of Anopheles merus strain MAF chromosome 2R, AmerM5.1, whole genome shotgun sequence DNA encodes the following proteins:
- the LOC121588004 gene encoding mitochondrial mRNA pseudouridine synthase Trub2: MALKLVKDAPTVWNYLNGVVNLYKPAGVTVQQVRNTIIHNLCRDLNQLEVRPSLQRVVIENNLDAKLVVRKVEDLSDNVLVTGPRYQPDDIKCRFCANHGRFTSGVIALGINNGTNLAFRLQQNRPLRVYRVTGFLGKATETHFADSRVTARATISHIGSEKIGRLLAAIQASHQRKMFELSGIDIQSQAAYELACKGTIRPADNRLPMIYGIRLAEYRKPFFTIEIHAINETEAYLGELIHEIGINLKSCAHCTGVRCIRHGHFLLEDSLLKKDWNLQNILSGMAHTNKLVNQHPDMLQQSSSSLQGMEE; encoded by the exons ATGGCATTGAAATTAGTCAAGGACGCTCCAACGGTATGGAACTATCTAAACGGGGTGGTGAATCTGTACAAACCAGCCGGAGTAACGGTGCAGCAAGTTCGGAACACAATCATTCACAACTTATGCCGAG ATTTAAACCAACTCGAAGTGAGACCTTCGCTTCAGCGTGTCGTTATTGAAAACAATCTCGATGCGAAACTGGTTGTGCGAAAGGTGGAAGACCTTTCCGACAACGTGCTGGTCACGGGGCCTCGCTACCAACCGGACGATATCAAGTGTCGATTTTGCGCTAATCATGGACGCTTCACTAGTGGTGTAATAG CGCTAGGCATCAATAATGGCACAAACCTTGCCTTCCGACTGCAACAGAACCGTCCGCTGCGGGTGTACCGGGTGACCGGATTCCTGGGAAAGGCCACGGAGACACACTTCGCCGATTCGCGAGTAACGGCACGGGCCACCATCAGTCACATAGGTTCGGAAAAGATCGGTCGTTTGCTGGCCGCAATACAGGCATCACATCAGCGCAAAATGTTCGAGCTGAGCGGAATCGACATACAGTCGCAGGCCGCCTACGAGCTAGCGTGCAAAGGTACGATACGTCCGGCGGACAATCGGCTACCAATGATATACGGCATACGGCTGGCAGAGTATCGGAAACCTTTCTTTACCATCG aaattcaCGCAATCAACGAAACGGAAGCGTACCTCGGCGAGCTCATCCACGAGATTGGCATCAACCTGAAATCGTGTGCGCATTGCACCGGTGTACGCTGTATACGGCATGGCCATTTTCTGCTGGAAGATTCGCTGCTTAAAAAGGACTGGAACCTGCAAAACATCCTCAGCGGCatggcacacacaaacaagctcGTAAATCAGCATCCAGACATGTTGCAGCAAAGTAGCTCATCCTTGCAAGGAATGGAAGAGTAA